Proteins found in one Pyrus communis chromosome 15, drPyrComm1.1, whole genome shotgun sequence genomic segment:
- the LOC137717718 gene encoding transcriptional corepressor LEUNIG-like isoform X5, protein MSQTNWEADKMLDVYIHDYLVKRDLKASAQAFQAEGKVSSDPVAIDAPGGFLFEWWSVFWDIFIARTNEKHSEVAASYIETQLIKAREQQQQQQQQQQQQQQHSQQPQNSQQQQQQLQMQQLMFQRQQQQQQQQQQQQQQQQQQQQQQQPQQQQQQQPPQPHQRRDGAHLHNGPTNGLVGNDPLMRQNPGTANAMATKMNNLQQRFGENVGQILDQNHTSILKSAAATGQPSGQVLHGTAGGMTQQVQARNQQLPGSTPDIKTEINPVLNPRVACPEGSLIGIPGSNQGGNNLTLKGWPLTGLEQLRSGLLQQQKPFIQAPQPFHQLQMLTPQHQQLMLAQQNMTSPSAASDESRRLRMLMNRSLGKDGLSNSVGDVVPNMGSPLQAGGPILPRGDTDMLIKLKMAQLQQQQNSNPQQQQQQLQQLQQHGLPNQQSQNSNLNPHQQDKMGGAGSITMDGSMSNSFRGNDQVSKNQAGRKRKQPVSSSGPANSTGTANTAGPSPSSAPSTPSTHTPGDVISMPALPHSGSSSKPLMMFGADGTGTLTSPAHQLWDDKDLELQADMDRFVEDGSLDDNVESFLSPDDVDHRDAVGRCMDVSKGFAFTEVNSIKASASKVTSCHFSSDGKFLASGGHDKKAVLWYTDTLKPKSTLEEHSALITDVRFSPSMPRLATSSFDKTVRVWDADNPDYSLRTFMGHSASVMSLDFHPNKDDLICSCDSDGQIRYWSINNGSCSSVFKGGTAQMRFQPRVGRLLAAAAENVVSILDVETQTCRHSLQGHTKPIHSVCWDPSGEFLASVSEDSVRVWTLGAGGEGECVHELSCNGNKFHSCVFHPTYTSLLVIGCYQSLELWNMTENKTMTLSAHEGLIAALSVSTGTGLVASASHDKYVKLWK, encoded by the exons ATGTCTCAGACCAACTGGGAAGCTGACAAAAT GCTGGATGTGTATATCCATGATTATTTAGTGAAGAGGGATTTAAAAGCTTCTGCACAAGCTTTCCAAGCTGAAGGAAAAGTATCCTCAGATCCGGTTG CTATTGATGCACCAggaggtttcctatttgaatggTGGTCGGTTTTCTGGGATATATTCATTGCTAGGACTAATGAGAAGCATTCAGAGGTTGCTGCATCGTACATTGAG ACTCAGTTGATTAAAGCAAGGgagcagcaacagcagcagcagcaacaacaacaacaacaacagcaacatTCCCAGCAACCGCAAAACTcacaacaacagcagcagcagctgcaaATGCAGCAACTCATGTTTCAAAggcaacaacagcagcagcagcagcaacaacaacaacagcagcagcagcagcagcaacagcaacagcagcaaCCACAGCAGCAACAGCAACAGCAACCGCCACAGCCGCATCAGAGAAGAGATGGGGCACATCTCCACAATGGACCTACAAATGGGCTTGTTGGAAATGATCCTCTCATGCGACAAAATCCTGGAACAGCGAATGCCATGGCTACAAAGAT GAACAATCTGCAGCAGAGATTTGGTGAGAATGTGGGCCAGATTTTGGATCAAAATCATACTTCAATATTGAAGTCAGCCGCAGCAACCGGCCAGCCTTCAGG GCAAGTTTTGCATGGTACAGCGGGTGGGATGACTCAACAAGTCCAAGCTCGAAATCAGCAATTGCCAGGGTCTACACCG GACATAAAGACTGAAATCAATCCAGTATTGAATCCCAGAGTTGCATGTCCTGAGGGATCATTGATAGGAATTCCTG gaTCAAATCAGGGTGGAAACAATTTGACTTTAAAAGGATGGCCGCTCACT GGTTTGGAGCAGCTTCGCTCTGGACTTCTTCAGCAACAGAAACCTTTCATACAAGCTCCCCAGCCCTTTCATCAGCTTCAGATGTTGACACCACAACACCAGCAACTTATGCTTGCTCAGCAAAATATGACATCACCGTCTGCTGCCAGTGATGAAAGTAGACGACTAAGAATGCTAATGAATCGCAGTCTTGGGAAGGATGGCCTATCAAATTCTGTTGGTGACGTGGTACCAAATATGGGATCACCTCTTCAAGCTGGTGGCCCTATTTTGCCTCGTGGAGACACAGATATGCTGATTAAG tTAAAAATGGCTCAACTACAGCAGCAACAAAACAGCAATCCccaacagcagcagcaacagcttCAACAGCTTCAACAGCATGGTCTTCCTAATCAGCAGTCGCAAAATTCAAATCTCAATCCCCATCAGCAAGATAAAATGGGGGGTGCTGGCAGCATCACTATGGATGGTAGCATGTCAAACTCTTTTCGAGGAAATGATCAG GTTTCAAAAAACCAGGCAGGAAGAAAGAGAAAGCAGCCAGTGTCATCTTCAGGGCCTGCCAATAGCACGGGTACAGCAAACACAGCTGGGCCTTCCCCGAGTTCAGCCCCTTCAACTCCCTCGACTCACACTCCTGGAGATGTAATCTCAATGCCTGCCTTGCCCCATAGTGGTAGCTCCTCCAAGCCTCTGATGATGTTTGGCGCTGATGGTACTGGTACTCTTACTTCACCAGCACATCAGTTG TGGGATGATAAAGATCTTGAATTGCAGGCTGATATGGACCGATTTGTAGAGGATGGGTCTCTTGATGATAATGTCGAGTCTTTTTTATCCCCTGATGATGTGGATCATAGAGATGCTGTTGGTCGATGTATGGATGTCAGCAAAG GGTTCGCATTTACAGAAGTAAACTCTATTAAAGCAAGCGCAAGCAAGGTTACAAGCTGTCACTTCTCATCAGATGGAAAGTTTCTTGCTAGTGGGGGCCATGATAAGAAG GCTGTTTTATGGTACACAGATACACTAAAGCCAAAAAGTACGCTAGAAGAACATTCAGCTTTGATAACTGATGTTCGTTTTAGTCCGAGCATGCCACGTCTTGCAACGTCTTCATTCGACAAGACTGTCAGGGTCTGGGATGCGGACAAT CCTGATTATTCTCTCCGTACCTTTATGGGACATTCGGCCTCTGTTATGTCATTAGATTTCCACCCAAATAAAGATGACCTCATCTGTTCTTGTGACAGTGATGGTCAGATACGCTACTGGAGTATTAACAATGGCAGCTGCTCGAGCGTGTTCAAG GGTGGTACAGCACAAATGAGATTTCAACCCCGTGTTGGAAGATTGCTTGCTGCAGCCGCTGAGAATGTTGTGTCTATACTGGATGTCGAGACTCAGACTTGTCGACATTCATTACAG GGGCATACTAAGCCTATCCATTCTGTGTGTTGGGATCCATCTGGCGAGTTCCTTGCATCTGTCAGCGAGGACTCTGTAAGAGTTTGGACACTTGGAGCTGGAGGCGAAGGGGAATGCGTTCATGAGTTGAGCTGCAACGGAAATAAATTTCATTCATGCGTTTTCCATCCTACATATACTTCACTGCTGGTCATTGGCTGTTATCAG TCACTGGAGTTATGGAACATGACGGAGAACAAGACGATGACTCTATCAGCACACGAAGGACTTATTGCTGCGTTGTCTGTGTCAACTGGTACTGGTTTGGTTGCTTCGGCTAGTCACGACAAGTATGTCAAGCTCTGGAAATGA
- the LOC137717718 gene encoding transcriptional corepressor LEUNIG-like isoform X4, translating to MSQTNWEADKMLDVYIHDYLVKRDLKASAQAFQAEGKVSSDPVAIDAPGGFLFEWWSVFWDIFIARTNEKHSEVAASYIETQLIKAREQQQQQQQQQQQQQQHSQQPQNSQQQQQQLQMQQLMFQRQQQQQQQQQQQQQQQQQQQQQQQPQQQQQQQPPQPHQRRDGAHLHNGPTNGLVGNDPLMRQNPGTANAMATKMYEERLKLPLQRDSMDDASMKRFGENVGQILDQNHTSILKSAAATGQPSGQVLHGTAGGMTQQVQARNQQLPGSTPDIKTEINPVLNPRVACPEGSLIGIPGSNQGGNNLTLKGWPLTGLEQLRSGLLQQQKPFIQAPQPFHQLQMLTPQHQQLMLAQQNMTSPSAASDESRRLRMLMNRSLGKDGLSNSVGDVVPNMGSPLQAGGPILPRGDTDMLIKLKMAQLQQQQNSNPQQQQQQLQQLQQHGLPNQQSQNSNLNPHQQDKMGGAGSITMDGSMSNSFRGNDQVSKNQAGRKRKQPVSSSGPANSTGTANTAGPSPSSAPSTPSTHTPGDVISMPALPHSGSSSKPLMMFGADGTGTLTSPAHQLADMDRFVEDGSLDDNVESFLSPDDVDHRDAVGRCMDVSKGFAFTEVNSIKASASKVTSCHFSSDGKFLASGGHDKKAVLWYTDTLKPKSTLEEHSALITDVRFSPSMPRLATSSFDKTVRVWDADNPDYSLRTFMGHSASVMSLDFHPNKDDLICSCDSDGQIRYWSINNGSCSSVFKGGTAQMRFQPRVGRLLAAAAENVVSILDVETQTCRHSLQGHTKPIHSVCWDPSGEFLASVSEDSVRVWTLGAGGEGECVHELSCNGNKFHSCVFHPTYTSLLVIGCYQSLELWNMTENKTMTLSAHEGLIAALSVSTGTGLVASASHDKYVKLWK from the exons ATGTCTCAGACCAACTGGGAAGCTGACAAAAT GCTGGATGTGTATATCCATGATTATTTAGTGAAGAGGGATTTAAAAGCTTCTGCACAAGCTTTCCAAGCTGAAGGAAAAGTATCCTCAGATCCGGTTG CTATTGATGCACCAggaggtttcctatttgaatggTGGTCGGTTTTCTGGGATATATTCATTGCTAGGACTAATGAGAAGCATTCAGAGGTTGCTGCATCGTACATTGAG ACTCAGTTGATTAAAGCAAGGgagcagcaacagcagcagcagcaacaacaacaacaacaacagcaacatTCCCAGCAACCGCAAAACTcacaacaacagcagcagcagctgcaaATGCAGCAACTCATGTTTCAAAggcaacaacagcagcagcagcagcaacaacaacaacagcagcagcagcagcagcaacagcaacagcagcaaCCACAGCAGCAACAGCAACAGCAACCGCCACAGCCGCATCAGAGAAGAGATGGGGCACATCTCCACAATGGACCTACAAATGGGCTTGTTGGAAATGATCCTCTCATGCGACAAAATCCTGGAACAGCGAATGCCATGGCTACAAAGATGTATGAGGAAAGATTAAAACTTCCTCTTCAGAGAGATTCTATGGATGATGCATCTATGAAG AGATTTGGTGAGAATGTGGGCCAGATTTTGGATCAAAATCATACTTCAATATTGAAGTCAGCCGCAGCAACCGGCCAGCCTTCAGG GCAAGTTTTGCATGGTACAGCGGGTGGGATGACTCAACAAGTCCAAGCTCGAAATCAGCAATTGCCAGGGTCTACACCG GACATAAAGACTGAAATCAATCCAGTATTGAATCCCAGAGTTGCATGTCCTGAGGGATCATTGATAGGAATTCCTG gaTCAAATCAGGGTGGAAACAATTTGACTTTAAAAGGATGGCCGCTCACT GGTTTGGAGCAGCTTCGCTCTGGACTTCTTCAGCAACAGAAACCTTTCATACAAGCTCCCCAGCCCTTTCATCAGCTTCAGATGTTGACACCACAACACCAGCAACTTATGCTTGCTCAGCAAAATATGACATCACCGTCTGCTGCCAGTGATGAAAGTAGACGACTAAGAATGCTAATGAATCGCAGTCTTGGGAAGGATGGCCTATCAAATTCTGTTGGTGACGTGGTACCAAATATGGGATCACCTCTTCAAGCTGGTGGCCCTATTTTGCCTCGTGGAGACACAGATATGCTGATTAAG tTAAAAATGGCTCAACTACAGCAGCAACAAAACAGCAATCCccaacagcagcagcaacagcttCAACAGCTTCAACAGCATGGTCTTCCTAATCAGCAGTCGCAAAATTCAAATCTCAATCCCCATCAGCAAGATAAAATGGGGGGTGCTGGCAGCATCACTATGGATGGTAGCATGTCAAACTCTTTTCGAGGAAATGATCAG GTTTCAAAAAACCAGGCAGGAAGAAAGAGAAAGCAGCCAGTGTCATCTTCAGGGCCTGCCAATAGCACGGGTACAGCAAACACAGCTGGGCCTTCCCCGAGTTCAGCCCCTTCAACTCCCTCGACTCACACTCCTGGAGATGTAATCTCAATGCCTGCCTTGCCCCATAGTGGTAGCTCCTCCAAGCCTCTGATGATGTTTGGCGCTGATGGTACTGGTACTCTTACTTCACCAGCACATCAGTTG GCTGATATGGACCGATTTGTAGAGGATGGGTCTCTTGATGATAATGTCGAGTCTTTTTTATCCCCTGATGATGTGGATCATAGAGATGCTGTTGGTCGATGTATGGATGTCAGCAAAG GGTTCGCATTTACAGAAGTAAACTCTATTAAAGCAAGCGCAAGCAAGGTTACAAGCTGTCACTTCTCATCAGATGGAAAGTTTCTTGCTAGTGGGGGCCATGATAAGAAG GCTGTTTTATGGTACACAGATACACTAAAGCCAAAAAGTACGCTAGAAGAACATTCAGCTTTGATAACTGATGTTCGTTTTAGTCCGAGCATGCCACGTCTTGCAACGTCTTCATTCGACAAGACTGTCAGGGTCTGGGATGCGGACAAT CCTGATTATTCTCTCCGTACCTTTATGGGACATTCGGCCTCTGTTATGTCATTAGATTTCCACCCAAATAAAGATGACCTCATCTGTTCTTGTGACAGTGATGGTCAGATACGCTACTGGAGTATTAACAATGGCAGCTGCTCGAGCGTGTTCAAG GGTGGTACAGCACAAATGAGATTTCAACCCCGTGTTGGAAGATTGCTTGCTGCAGCCGCTGAGAATGTTGTGTCTATACTGGATGTCGAGACTCAGACTTGTCGACATTCATTACAG GGGCATACTAAGCCTATCCATTCTGTGTGTTGGGATCCATCTGGCGAGTTCCTTGCATCTGTCAGCGAGGACTCTGTAAGAGTTTGGACACTTGGAGCTGGAGGCGAAGGGGAATGCGTTCATGAGTTGAGCTGCAACGGAAATAAATTTCATTCATGCGTTTTCCATCCTACATATACTTCACTGCTGGTCATTGGCTGTTATCAG TCACTGGAGTTATGGAACATGACGGAGAACAAGACGATGACTCTATCAGCACACGAAGGACTTATTGCTGCGTTGTCTGTGTCAACTGGTACTGGTTTGGTTGCTTCGGCTAGTCACGACAAGTATGTCAAGCTCTGGAAATGA
- the LOC137717718 gene encoding transcriptional corepressor LEUNIG-like isoform X2, producing MSQTNWEADKMLDVYIHDYLVKRDLKASAQAFQAEGKVSSDPVAIDAPGGFLFEWWSVFWDIFIARTNEKHSEVAASYIETQLIKAREQQQQQQQQQQQQQQHSQQPQNSQQQQQQLQMQQLMFQRQQQQQQQQQQQQQQQQQQQQQQQPQQQQQQQPPQPHQRRDGAHLHNGPTNGLVGNDPLMRQNPGTANAMATKMYEERLKLPLQRDSMDDASMKRFGENVGQILDQNHTSILKSAAATGQPSGQVLHGTAGGMTQQVQARNQQLPGSTPDIKTEINPVLNPRVACPEGSLIGIPGSNQGGNNLTLKGWPLTGLEQLRSGLLQQQKPFIQAPQPFHQLQMLTPQHQQLMLAQQNMTSPSAASDESRRLRMLMNRSLGKDGLSNSVGDVVPNMGSPLQAGGPILPRGDTDMLIKLKMAQLQQQQNSNPQQQQQQLQQLQQHGLPNQQSQNSNLNPHQQDKMGGAGSITMDGSMSNSFRGNDQVSKNQAGRKRKQPVSSSGPANSTGTANTAGPSPSSAPSTPSTHTPGDVISMPALPHSGSSSKPLMMFGADGTGTLTSPAHQLWDDKDLELQADMDRFVEDGSLDDNVESFLSPDDVDHRDAVGRCMDVSKGFAFTEVNSIKASASKVTSCHFSSDGKFLASGGHDKKAVLWYTDTLKPKSTLEEHSALITDVRFSPSMPRLATSSFDKTVRVWDADNPDYSLRTFMGHSASVMSLDFHPNKDDLICSCDSDGQIRYWSINNGSCSSVFKGGTAQMRFQPRVGRLLAAAAENVVSILDVETQTCRHSLQGHTKPIHSVCWDPSGEFLASVSEDSVRVWTLGAGGEGECVHELSCNGNKFHSCVFHPTYTSLLVIGCYQSLELWNMTENKTMTLSAHEGLIAALSVSTGTGLVASASHDKYVKLWK from the exons ATGTCTCAGACCAACTGGGAAGCTGACAAAAT GCTGGATGTGTATATCCATGATTATTTAGTGAAGAGGGATTTAAAAGCTTCTGCACAAGCTTTCCAAGCTGAAGGAAAAGTATCCTCAGATCCGGTTG CTATTGATGCACCAggaggtttcctatttgaatggTGGTCGGTTTTCTGGGATATATTCATTGCTAGGACTAATGAGAAGCATTCAGAGGTTGCTGCATCGTACATTGAG ACTCAGTTGATTAAAGCAAGGgagcagcaacagcagcagcagcaacaacaacaacaacaacagcaacatTCCCAGCAACCGCAAAACTcacaacaacagcagcagcagctgcaaATGCAGCAACTCATGTTTCAAAggcaacaacagcagcagcagcagcaacaacaacaacagcagcagcagcagcagcaacagcaacagcagcaaCCACAGCAGCAACAGCAACAGCAACCGCCACAGCCGCATCAGAGAAGAGATGGGGCACATCTCCACAATGGACCTACAAATGGGCTTGTTGGAAATGATCCTCTCATGCGACAAAATCCTGGAACAGCGAATGCCATGGCTACAAAGATGTATGAGGAAAGATTAAAACTTCCTCTTCAGAGAGATTCTATGGATGATGCATCTATGAAG AGATTTGGTGAGAATGTGGGCCAGATTTTGGATCAAAATCATACTTCAATATTGAAGTCAGCCGCAGCAACCGGCCAGCCTTCAGG GCAAGTTTTGCATGGTACAGCGGGTGGGATGACTCAACAAGTCCAAGCTCGAAATCAGCAATTGCCAGGGTCTACACCG GACATAAAGACTGAAATCAATCCAGTATTGAATCCCAGAGTTGCATGTCCTGAGGGATCATTGATAGGAATTCCTG gaTCAAATCAGGGTGGAAACAATTTGACTTTAAAAGGATGGCCGCTCACT GGTTTGGAGCAGCTTCGCTCTGGACTTCTTCAGCAACAGAAACCTTTCATACAAGCTCCCCAGCCCTTTCATCAGCTTCAGATGTTGACACCACAACACCAGCAACTTATGCTTGCTCAGCAAAATATGACATCACCGTCTGCTGCCAGTGATGAAAGTAGACGACTAAGAATGCTAATGAATCGCAGTCTTGGGAAGGATGGCCTATCAAATTCTGTTGGTGACGTGGTACCAAATATGGGATCACCTCTTCAAGCTGGTGGCCCTATTTTGCCTCGTGGAGACACAGATATGCTGATTAAG tTAAAAATGGCTCAACTACAGCAGCAACAAAACAGCAATCCccaacagcagcagcaacagcttCAACAGCTTCAACAGCATGGTCTTCCTAATCAGCAGTCGCAAAATTCAAATCTCAATCCCCATCAGCAAGATAAAATGGGGGGTGCTGGCAGCATCACTATGGATGGTAGCATGTCAAACTCTTTTCGAGGAAATGATCAG GTTTCAAAAAACCAGGCAGGAAGAAAGAGAAAGCAGCCAGTGTCATCTTCAGGGCCTGCCAATAGCACGGGTACAGCAAACACAGCTGGGCCTTCCCCGAGTTCAGCCCCTTCAACTCCCTCGACTCACACTCCTGGAGATGTAATCTCAATGCCTGCCTTGCCCCATAGTGGTAGCTCCTCCAAGCCTCTGATGATGTTTGGCGCTGATGGTACTGGTACTCTTACTTCACCAGCACATCAGTTG TGGGATGATAAAGATCTTGAATTGCAGGCTGATATGGACCGATTTGTAGAGGATGGGTCTCTTGATGATAATGTCGAGTCTTTTTTATCCCCTGATGATGTGGATCATAGAGATGCTGTTGGTCGATGTATGGATGTCAGCAAAG GGTTCGCATTTACAGAAGTAAACTCTATTAAAGCAAGCGCAAGCAAGGTTACAAGCTGTCACTTCTCATCAGATGGAAAGTTTCTTGCTAGTGGGGGCCATGATAAGAAG GCTGTTTTATGGTACACAGATACACTAAAGCCAAAAAGTACGCTAGAAGAACATTCAGCTTTGATAACTGATGTTCGTTTTAGTCCGAGCATGCCACGTCTTGCAACGTCTTCATTCGACAAGACTGTCAGGGTCTGGGATGCGGACAAT CCTGATTATTCTCTCCGTACCTTTATGGGACATTCGGCCTCTGTTATGTCATTAGATTTCCACCCAAATAAAGATGACCTCATCTGTTCTTGTGACAGTGATGGTCAGATACGCTACTGGAGTATTAACAATGGCAGCTGCTCGAGCGTGTTCAAG GGTGGTACAGCACAAATGAGATTTCAACCCCGTGTTGGAAGATTGCTTGCTGCAGCCGCTGAGAATGTTGTGTCTATACTGGATGTCGAGACTCAGACTTGTCGACATTCATTACAG GGGCATACTAAGCCTATCCATTCTGTGTGTTGGGATCCATCTGGCGAGTTCCTTGCATCTGTCAGCGAGGACTCTGTAAGAGTTTGGACACTTGGAGCTGGAGGCGAAGGGGAATGCGTTCATGAGTTGAGCTGCAACGGAAATAAATTTCATTCATGCGTTTTCCATCCTACATATACTTCACTGCTGGTCATTGGCTGTTATCAG TCACTGGAGTTATGGAACATGACGGAGAACAAGACGATGACTCTATCAGCACACGAAGGACTTATTGCTGCGTTGTCTGTGTCAACTGGTACTGGTTTGGTTGCTTCGGCTAGTCACGACAAGTATGTCAAGCTCTGGAAATGA
- the LOC137717718 gene encoding transcriptional corepressor LEUNIG-like isoform X3 — MSQTNWEADKMLDVYIHDYLVKRDLKASAQAFQAEGKVSSDPVAIDAPGGFLFEWWSVFWDIFIARTNEKHSEVAASYIETQLIKAREQQQQQQQQQQQQQQHSQQPQNSQQQQQQLQMQQLMFQRQQQQQQQQQQQQQQQQQQQQQQQPQQQQQQQPPQPHQRRDGAHLHNGPTNGLVGNDPLMRQNPGTANAMATKMYEERLKLPLQRDSMDDASMKQRFGENVGQILDQNHTSILKSAAATGQPSGQVLHGTAGGMTQQVQARNQQLPGSTPDIKTEINPVLNPRVACPEGSLIGIPGSNQGGNNLTLKGWPLTGLEQLRSGLLQQQKPFIQAPQPFHQLQMLTPQHQQLMLAQQNMTSPSAASDESRRLRMLMNRSLGKDGLSNSVGDVVPNMGSPLQAGGPILPRGDTDMLIKLKMAQLQQQQNSNPQQQQQQLQQLQQHGLPNQQSQNSNLNPHQQDKMGGAGSITMDGSMSNSFRGNDQVSKNQAGRKRKQPVSSSGPANSTGTANTAGPSPSSAPSTPSTHTPGDVISMPALPHSGSSSKPLMMFGADGTGTLTSPAHQLADMDRFVEDGSLDDNVESFLSPDDVDHRDAVGRCMDVSKGFAFTEVNSIKASASKVTSCHFSSDGKFLASGGHDKKAVLWYTDTLKPKSTLEEHSALITDVRFSPSMPRLATSSFDKTVRVWDADNPDYSLRTFMGHSASVMSLDFHPNKDDLICSCDSDGQIRYWSINNGSCSSVFKGGTAQMRFQPRVGRLLAAAAENVVSILDVETQTCRHSLQGHTKPIHSVCWDPSGEFLASVSEDSVRVWTLGAGGEGECVHELSCNGNKFHSCVFHPTYTSLLVIGCYQSLELWNMTENKTMTLSAHEGLIAALSVSTGTGLVASASHDKYVKLWK; from the exons ATGTCTCAGACCAACTGGGAAGCTGACAAAAT GCTGGATGTGTATATCCATGATTATTTAGTGAAGAGGGATTTAAAAGCTTCTGCACAAGCTTTCCAAGCTGAAGGAAAAGTATCCTCAGATCCGGTTG CTATTGATGCACCAggaggtttcctatttgaatggTGGTCGGTTTTCTGGGATATATTCATTGCTAGGACTAATGAGAAGCATTCAGAGGTTGCTGCATCGTACATTGAG ACTCAGTTGATTAAAGCAAGGgagcagcaacagcagcagcagcaacaacaacaacaacaacagcaacatTCCCAGCAACCGCAAAACTcacaacaacagcagcagcagctgcaaATGCAGCAACTCATGTTTCAAAggcaacaacagcagcagcagcagcaacaacaacaacagcagcagcagcagcagcaacagcaacagcagcaaCCACAGCAGCAACAGCAACAGCAACCGCCACAGCCGCATCAGAGAAGAGATGGGGCACATCTCCACAATGGACCTACAAATGGGCTTGTTGGAAATGATCCTCTCATGCGACAAAATCCTGGAACAGCGAATGCCATGGCTACAAAGATGTATGAGGAAAGATTAAAACTTCCTCTTCAGAGAGATTCTATGGATGATGCATCTATGAAG CAGAGATTTGGTGAGAATGTGGGCCAGATTTTGGATCAAAATCATACTTCAATATTGAAGTCAGCCGCAGCAACCGGCCAGCCTTCAGG GCAAGTTTTGCATGGTACAGCGGGTGGGATGACTCAACAAGTCCAAGCTCGAAATCAGCAATTGCCAGGGTCTACACCG GACATAAAGACTGAAATCAATCCAGTATTGAATCCCAGAGTTGCATGTCCTGAGGGATCATTGATAGGAATTCCTG gaTCAAATCAGGGTGGAAACAATTTGACTTTAAAAGGATGGCCGCTCACT GGTTTGGAGCAGCTTCGCTCTGGACTTCTTCAGCAACAGAAACCTTTCATACAAGCTCCCCAGCCCTTTCATCAGCTTCAGATGTTGACACCACAACACCAGCAACTTATGCTTGCTCAGCAAAATATGACATCACCGTCTGCTGCCAGTGATGAAAGTAGACGACTAAGAATGCTAATGAATCGCAGTCTTGGGAAGGATGGCCTATCAAATTCTGTTGGTGACGTGGTACCAAATATGGGATCACCTCTTCAAGCTGGTGGCCCTATTTTGCCTCGTGGAGACACAGATATGCTGATTAAG tTAAAAATGGCTCAACTACAGCAGCAACAAAACAGCAATCCccaacagcagcagcaacagcttCAACAGCTTCAACAGCATGGTCTTCCTAATCAGCAGTCGCAAAATTCAAATCTCAATCCCCATCAGCAAGATAAAATGGGGGGTGCTGGCAGCATCACTATGGATGGTAGCATGTCAAACTCTTTTCGAGGAAATGATCAG GTTTCAAAAAACCAGGCAGGAAGAAAGAGAAAGCAGCCAGTGTCATCTTCAGGGCCTGCCAATAGCACGGGTACAGCAAACACAGCTGGGCCTTCCCCGAGTTCAGCCCCTTCAACTCCCTCGACTCACACTCCTGGAGATGTAATCTCAATGCCTGCCTTGCCCCATAGTGGTAGCTCCTCCAAGCCTCTGATGATGTTTGGCGCTGATGGTACTGGTACTCTTACTTCACCAGCACATCAGTTG GCTGATATGGACCGATTTGTAGAGGATGGGTCTCTTGATGATAATGTCGAGTCTTTTTTATCCCCTGATGATGTGGATCATAGAGATGCTGTTGGTCGATGTATGGATGTCAGCAAAG GGTTCGCATTTACAGAAGTAAACTCTATTAAAGCAAGCGCAAGCAAGGTTACAAGCTGTCACTTCTCATCAGATGGAAAGTTTCTTGCTAGTGGGGGCCATGATAAGAAG GCTGTTTTATGGTACACAGATACACTAAAGCCAAAAAGTACGCTAGAAGAACATTCAGCTTTGATAACTGATGTTCGTTTTAGTCCGAGCATGCCACGTCTTGCAACGTCTTCATTCGACAAGACTGTCAGGGTCTGGGATGCGGACAAT CCTGATTATTCTCTCCGTACCTTTATGGGACATTCGGCCTCTGTTATGTCATTAGATTTCCACCCAAATAAAGATGACCTCATCTGTTCTTGTGACAGTGATGGTCAGATACGCTACTGGAGTATTAACAATGGCAGCTGCTCGAGCGTGTTCAAG GGTGGTACAGCACAAATGAGATTTCAACCCCGTGTTGGAAGATTGCTTGCTGCAGCCGCTGAGAATGTTGTGTCTATACTGGATGTCGAGACTCAGACTTGTCGACATTCATTACAG GGGCATACTAAGCCTATCCATTCTGTGTGTTGGGATCCATCTGGCGAGTTCCTTGCATCTGTCAGCGAGGACTCTGTAAGAGTTTGGACACTTGGAGCTGGAGGCGAAGGGGAATGCGTTCATGAGTTGAGCTGCAACGGAAATAAATTTCATTCATGCGTTTTCCATCCTACATATACTTCACTGCTGGTCATTGGCTGTTATCAG TCACTGGAGTTATGGAACATGACGGAGAACAAGACGATGACTCTATCAGCACACGAAGGACTTATTGCTGCGTTGTCTGTGTCAACTGGTACTGGTTTGGTTGCTTCGGCTAGTCACGACAAGTATGTCAAGCTCTGGAAATGA